The DNA sequence TTCTTGTAATACTTTCTTGTATATGCACATGGATTGGGCCATGCATCTGCACCTACAGGACTCTCGCTCCATAAAAATGAAGAGCATGTTGTCATTGCTTACAGCCATCAACCAAGTCACAGAGCGGACTCTTCTAACGGAGCTtctctgctgctggaggtgggagatgtgGTTTATGTGAAGCTGTGGCCTGGTGCATGGGTGCATGACAGCTACAACCACCACACCACCTTCTCTGGCCACCTGCTCTTCCCTATGTGAGGGAAGCAGTAGACTGACTGAGAAGTTATGGAATGATGTCATCAGTGAGAGACACAGATTAAATAGTACACACTCCTATCTGTGTTCCCTAAATTAACATGGACATTAACATGGATCCTGCATGACAacacttttttatatataatactcaataatacattatattttacaaatacaaatactgtaatgatgAGACTTGATAACTacaaactattaggcctactagtagtaggcctaatatTGATTAATTTGCAAATAATTGTTCCTATACATTGATTCTCATCAGTATGCATTTGTGCACATAgttagaaatgttttttttaattgtttttttttaggctttttatgcctttaattgtacaggacagtagagagaatgacaggaagcgagtgggagagagagccggggtgggatctggaaaggaccacggggcgggaatcaaacccgggtcaccggcgtgcggtgcaggtgccccagccagttgcgccacagctggggccagttagaaatggtttgttcatagtaaataagcTCATATCTAAAATATGTTcataaattgaaattgaacatAAAATTAATGGCTATGTGTccattatttaacagttgttaaGGATTGTCTATGGtttatagacaaacacacacaaccaaacatgcacacacacacacacacacaattacttgCTTACATGCTTACTTAAAGGCACAGTCAGCAATTGCACATATTTCACAACTATATTATGTGTTATCAAAGGACCAACGAAACACACCACAGATGTACAGTAGTTCGCCACTCCATTCATGATTTccagagaaactccacacaggctttcgtttttgtttgggggacaggctgcccccactttgtCTGTTCCCAGCTTCCAGGActtaagggctgttcacaccaagaacgataacgataactataaataaacatcgctctcgttaatatgaatgacaacattcacacataaactataatgataacgacatgaagaacgatatcgttgctgatcactttcagagcgattttgagaacgataaaaagctaacagccaatcagaacccataatattctagccatcacattcattaacatgaggagagacttttcttatcgttggccagtgtggacgcttttatcgttttggttatagttatcgttatcgttatcgttcttggtgtgaatgctccTTTAGGCTGTCTCCAGTGTACTCACAGAATGGGAACAGAGTGGGAttgtgaggagatgattgctgaatgtgacatgTTATGGGTTTGAAATGGCATACGATCGCTAACTGCACCTTTAATGCAGAGTTGGTCACCTATCAGCAATGGCATGCTACTCATTTATGAGTTCACTTTCAATTCAGGTCACACAAGTACATCAACACAGCACACGTGCATAACATTATTTAGAGCCAATTTACTTTACAGTGTCTTAACTGTTTAGGCAGTGTTGTGTGGGTCATTGTTAGGGGTTGATGAAGAGCAGAGCCACATCCCCTTGGTGTTTGACCAACAGTCCCGTGCCCTGTCCCTGAATCTGGAGCACTTCACTTAACAACAAGGAGGCACAGGCATATGACCTTTATTCATTTATGAGAGTTGCTTAATCTTGAGGACCTTTGATGTTGGCACAGCAGGAGATATTAACTTCTTATCTCTTCCTTTCACAaacctgtaaacaaacaaccTCTTAATCCACCTAATCTTCCCCCAGGCAGGTAGATTCCCTCAATGTCCACCTCCTGCTAGTGTGTCATCATGCAGCAATGTGCAGACAAATCTGGGCCCAGACCGGGTCTTTTCCCCCATAGACAATAAAAGACACAGCCTCCCCCCATTTTGCCAAAACatatcaccaacacacacacacacacacacacacacacacacacacacacacacacacacaaagacatgttcatgcacacacaccttctgcttTTCATAAAACAGGGCAGCACATGGACTACAACTCACGTGTGCATTGTTTACGATTCTGTTTGTTTGATGAATATCTACACGTCCCAAGGTCACCACTTGTTAATATGTCATCAGgccacagtacagtatataaatatgaGAGCAAGAGCCAGCAGTACACAAAAGAAGACAGAAGAATCAGGTTCATCATGAAGACTTGTGGAgctctgctggtgctgctgtgctgctgtttggctgACACACATCTTACAGGAGAGACCATCAGTGACAATGACATCACTCACCAGGGCCACTATGGTGAAGTAGAGACCAGAGAAAATGAGGTTATGGGTGCAGCACAGAGTACTGAAGCTGCAGACACAGCCTCCACCCAACAAACCTGCCAGCCTGACATCCACACTGTGCTGAGAGAGATGACTGCTCtggtggtggagcagagagtggagctcAGACACACCAAGACACAGGTGGAGGCCATGGAAGCCAGACTGAGGGCCAGTGAGAGTAAAGCAGAGACTATGGAGAACAAATTAAGAGCCAGTGAGAACCTTGTACAGCGGCTGCATCAGGAAAATGAAGGTCATTTTATTTTGCTCAccttacttacagtacatactgtatttgtatgctaaaattattttctaaaatatatttttaaattattttcttgaaacacaatgtgtgtgtgtgtgtgtgtgtgtgtgtgtgtgtctgtgggcattACCACAGCTCAAAAGAAGACTCTAGATGAGCTGCAGGAGAAACAGGAGGAGCAAGCAGCAGCTGTGAGAGCTGTAGGAGGCAGTGTGAACATCACGGGCAgtcaggtggaggagctgaggagggagagagagcagaggagggtctctttctctgcctcactGGTGGCATCTGGATCTGTAACTACAGGACCTTTTAACACTGACACGACCCTGGTCTACAGACACATCTACACCAACATAGGGAACGCCTACAACCCAAACACAGGTACTAGAATGTTTCCTTTCGGAGGCTATAATGTCTGTGTTGGCCAAACTTCTTCTTTCTGGATATACAATGTCTACAAGATTGTCTTTATTACATCTCATTATACGGGTACAGGTATATAGTATatggtgaatgtgtatgtgtgtttgtgtgtgtgtgtgggtgtgtgagtgtgaaagaaataaagaaaagtgtTGCAGTGCAGGCTGTATTATATATAATGTGCAGCTCTAAGTCGGTGATCCCTACGTTGTGCCTTTGGCTGTGTTTCATTAAAATAGCTATGGAGGATTAGTTGTTGTGttccttagtgtgtgtgttagttgttgtgtgactactgtatgtgtgttccctTCCCTTTCTTTGTCCAGGTAtattcacagctccagtcagaggCATCTACCACTTTTATTTCACCCTTCATGGTCACGGTCATGCCTCCATCCCCAATGCCATCTCTCTGCGTAAAAATGGGGAGCTCATCGTCTACGCGTGGTGCCAGCAGGCCGGCTACAGTGTCAACCCCTCCAATGGCGTTtccctgctgctggaggtgggagatgtgGTCTACCTACAGCTGAGGCACGGCACACGAGTGTTTGATAATACCAACCATCACACCACTTTCTCGGGACACCTGCTCTTCACAGTGTGAAGGAACCGGTGATCGGTGCAGAGCCTGATATACCGATACATACAGTCACATCTATTGACCAGCTTAAGACTACTCAGTAAATGGAGACCTGGCTTGTACTAACTCAGCTCTATTGTAAATTAATGACGTACAGCATCTGATGTGTTTTGCTTTatacttttttatttgtttttcactcTTTGAAAGTTGCACTGTGTATTGTTTCCTTTGTTTGCTATGACGTCATTATGTGTTGGTGTTGCCCCCTGGGATATGGCCAGCCTGGATTTGAATCTCAAATTTCATGTGACTCCGTTTTGCTTTGTTTAAGGGAGTCTGCCACATCACACTCACttcactttttaatgttttataagTGTGTCTAAAAGCATCAAAGAAATTATTTTCACAACTGCTGTAATGTACTATACCCACTAGAGGGAGCTGTGTGGCTTAGCCTACatgaatagtaaaaaaaaatattcacaccATATTTTGAGGCTTTGTGAGATCTGTATGGTGAAAATATTACAGCTCATGCTGGGATTAAGAGGTGGGTAAAACATATGGAAATGCGGGGGATTCTCAGTTTGATCCAGGGGGCAGGTATGGAGGTGTCCAGGGGATAAGGTGTGTATATTGAACATATAAAGCAAAAAAGTAAGTGCACTCATAACTCATACACTATAATTGATTGAATTCATTTGAAATTCAATGGGCGTTTCTCATATATACAACTCttgcgcgcattctgccatggcttaagcacTTATCCAGCTACGCACTCTGGAGGGGTGGAATAAggtcgagcgccactacaaggtgaaacagcatattgctcatatcggcagaaggcctagttctaaatacatgtaggcaacaCGGAATTTACAAATTGACAATACATGTCCTTGGAATCGTTTGCCAGCTTTGCAAACGATTTCCTTATCGATTCCAGTGGGTGCGAATGACATCACCACGCACGTTGTGTAGCTTAAGCAAGATACGCAACGTGCGTAACGATGTTGAGTTCCAGCATTGATGCTCCACACCCGATACAGTTGGTGGCGCCAAAAaactaaagaagaagaagaagaagacgtcGCCGTCGAGTTCAGTGTAGCAGATAGTAAAAATGGCACCCAGGTGAAACAAACGCTCTAAAGTATGGTTACACTTTACCAGAAAAAACGACAACAGGGCAATAAGTTGTAATGCTTGCAAAGTCGAAATTTCTTCAGCGGGGGGGAAATACTTCCAACATGCAATTTGCGCACCCAGCATGGGATAACTTTGACTGAATGTTGCATCTTCGATCCGCTCCGGAATGATTATCAACCTAGCAGTAGCAGCGACGTTAGCATGTCCTCTGCTATTAAAGGGTCACAGCAccctaaaatagtttttttgagctgttgattgattgaaaatactcataagtggtgaactgtactattaccagggttaatattgacaaaaatcgtgtttctcgacaaacgtaacatttcgtctgattttgtattggagatattgctctctcgcgcatactaccgtttgaaaacatgccatggcatgttggtccaaaatactattggaataatgacgttgtcctgcacttctagtccgacactacgtcaccgggtcgttacaaattaggactgaaacgccccaacacctgctgccctgattagcctacctgtgataagccatgtctgcagcactcattcctagattgacacgaaatcaccatggttgattggttgcagcagtgctgcactctctctccaaatttcagaacgtctcgcccattttgaaagccgttttcagaaatgtgaagtgggtggagttatggggtgaagtgactctttaatacTGCAGGTAAcaagtaaagtaagtaagtaagtaaaatttgtttataaagcacatttacacacagcataagctgaccaaagtgctgtacagtgaaagactaaaaaggacacaaaataatacaaagtaatacaaagaacATTTGCTAAAACATAGATAGTGAAATAATAACATTCAAGACAGGACAGggcacacaacacagaacatATGGAGAAGAAACAGAAGTACAGGATTAGGGAACAGGAAAggccagggagtacaggtgggtTTTTAGCCTGGATTTgaaggcagagatggagggggccTTCAACAACACTCATGTTAGCGCCATTTACCTCGTTGTAAAACCTATTACTACTAACAGTTAACATTAAATGAACACCTTCTTCTTAACTGTGACAAAGGGACTGGCTCAGAGGCTGGCAGTACATGCAGTCTACCTTTAGCCTCTACTTTCATGTAGGCAAAAGCTAAAATGACCCAGGTGAGGGTAGATGAATGTCACCGAGCAGTGACAAAGTTTGTTATCAAAGGCTTACAGATGCCCTTGAATTTCGGTAAGTGaatgcgtgtgttgtgttgtccttgctcctcttgtgtgtgtgtgtgtgtgtgtctagccgCTTTCACACTGTACAGCAAGCCGTCTTCTTGCACCTTGTCCTGAGCTTTCGCCACTGTCATCCTAGCTTCAATAGCCATTTAGCCTCCGAATCATAGTCTACCTGTCAAAATGTTGAGACTTTTTCCACTGCATTTCGGTCGTTACTTTTACCTTACCGAAAACCTGCGCAGCCTATGCCAGTTGTGTATGCTACCTGCAGCCTACTTCCTAAACTCCAAAGCTACTGTCAgattttgttgttttgaaagtgtcccGAAACAAAGTATTCTTCCAACGCCTGTTGTACATCACTGTACATCACGCTTACTGCAAATGTGCCGGCTTTTAGTGTGGAAAGGGCTTGTGTGTCATCATTCCCTTTAAATACTTTCTAGGGATATGACAAAGATTCTCAATCCTAAGCACAAAGCCCCAGAGACAGTTTAACTAACAACTTGGTCCCTGCTTGGTATGCTGTTGAAAAGGGAAATATGATCTCTGAGCTGAAACACGTGTCGAAGGCAGCCATCACTGCTGATGGACCAGTTTTAGTCAAGATCATTACCTCACAGTCACGCTCCATTTGGTCAGGAATGGCCGGGCTCGAGAAAAAGTCCTCAAAACCAAAGCAGTGTACCAAGCACTGTTCTTTGCATACAGTTTGagggaattatttttaaaaacgaaggaggatgttttccagcctaccctgctacatatttctgtgtcTTAGATTTCTCTATCAGGTGTTGTACAAGATATACTGACAgcgcaataacttgttctgttcggtttggtctatccaatgagtgcagagctatcccacccccccctgtatcggttgaatcacgccccataatcacggctgaatggagcagtttcagactcatattctgacaagaattgagtatgacgtcatCAGGCtagggatttagactccagagggttaaagcaTCAGGCATCTTTCAAGCCATCAGAACAGATTGTCTTCAGCGTGATCAATTCCATTTATCAATGCCGACATGGTTCTTAAACCACGGTCAATGGCGGATGcggatgaagaaaaaaaagatacgCAATTGATACGCAATGCAGTTGTACAGGGTTTACCTTAAGCAGCTGCGCTGGACACTGCAGAAGGATAGACAACATGATTAGGTTTTTGTTGTTGACGCGGTAATAAAGGTTTTAAGTGTTCAAACCTAAAATGTGTTGCATTTTTGCAGTATTCAGAAATCTCTACACAGTCGTGTGTGACAGGAGATACGAAACACAGACGCCGTTTAGTCACTTCAGGAAAAACTGCAGGAGCTCACTCACggagtcccacacacacccttggcaCCTTGGCACCTTGTTGATGCACGTGTTTAACAAACAACTCAGTATCCAGTATCAGTACCCATAATCAGCAGCCCAATGTGAGCTGTAACGCACATGCACACCTTCATTTATGAGTGTAAGACTGATGGCAATTCATCTTGTGAACCTTTGATATTAGTAAAGCAGCAGATATGAGCTCTATGACCCTGTATCTCCCGCCTTTGCCAAAACCAACCAATGACACAAGTACTGTAAGCACAAACAGAAATTAATCAAGCCATGCTCACAACTTTCAatactcttaaaacaaatgtgttgtaaacaacacaaacagtcCCCTAACACAAAaaatgtgttacagtttttctcagtcgctttggtacatttctcgaatcatccttgagatttgctaaacaataagtgcatttctcaaaactatttgtacaaatagcaaaacaccatggattacctgcaaaagccagtttcttgctcaaaatccttagtccatttctcaaaactaaatatttgagtcaatgaacatgtcagtgcatcagaatgtcaagtccttgtgtcatcatggataagacagtcaaatggcttcatgttgtcagtataacagtgtactctggagggatgttctgatgtaaactatggctaaaatttgtatgacattttttgtaaattgtaggttacaccttagtgtgtgtgggagttggATATCgacaatattcacatttacgcttttaatgttttttactgtaatttgttgacagaccctATCATTGtgctacagaaaggaaaagacagcactgcagTATAAAAGCGAAAAAATGAATTAAAGTAGAAATTTGACCATGGGACAATCTCATTAGGGaaaactgtaaatgcagtgttgtaggaattacagtgcagacttcctacacctcctgatgttcctgtcttttgggTCATAAATTGtcatatgacaacatgttcaaccattttgcatgaAAAGACTTATACTATgaactaatgcctaaatgttgtggggggTGAGAGTATTCAACAGAGACCCATTATACCGTACACACCTGAGCTGCTTTCAACAACACGACCTACATCTCACGTGTGCATCCTTCAcgactgtgtttgtttgatgaaTATCTGCATGTCCCAAGGACACCACTTGGTAATATGTAGCCAGGTCACAGTATATATGCTGAGAGCTACAGCAATCACAATCAGTACACAAGAGGAAGACAGCAGCATTGTCCAGTTTCATCATGAAGACTTGTGGAGCTctactggtgctgctgtgctgctgtttggctgAGACACAGCTTAGAGGAGACACCATCAGTGACAATGACATCACTTACCAGGGCCACTATGGTGAAGCAGAGACCAGAGAAAATGAGGTTATGGGTGCAGCACAGAGGACTGAAGATGCAGCCACAGCCTCCACCCAACAAACCTGCCAGCCTGACATCCACACTGTGCTGAGAGAGATGAGCGCTCTGATCatggagcagagagtggagctcagacacaccaagacacaaatGGACGCCATGGAgagcagactgagagccagtgagaaTAAAGCAGAGACTATGGAGACCAgactgagagtgagtgagaggacagtagaggagcagagagtggagctcAGACACACTAAGACACAAATGGAGGCTGTGGAGTCCAGGTTGAGAACCAGTGAGAGACTAGTGGAACTATTAAAAACTGGAAATGACGGTACATAATTCTTCTATTCCCTATTCATCTTTTTTGCATGACAAAAGAACCCTGCAGGTTCTGCTCAAGCACATAAATTACATGCTTATGTGGTTCTTTCATATATTTCTAAGGCTCTTCCTGTCTGTCCATTTTCTTTATGTATTAATGtattcatgtatgtatgtgtgtgtgtgtgctgccttcAGCTCAGGCAGCGAATCTGAACCTTACGGCGGGccaggtggaggagctgaggagggagagagaggagaggagggtgtctTTCTCTGCCTCAGTGGTGACATCTGGTGCTGGAAATACAGGACCCTATTCAGCTGCAACTACTCTGATCTACAGAAATGTCATATCCAACATTGGCAACGGctacaacaaaaacacaggtACTAGTTGAAAAGATGATTTTAAAGGCCTCCTCAGTGTACTTGAGTTTACTGTTGGATACATGTTCATTTGCCTTAGTAAAGCTAATGGTGTTACCTATTGCCCTAGTTTAAGGGTAGCATcttaattgtaggctacttcataTGTAATCATactgtcatagcctactgtacatgcccaCACAAAAACTATAAggctgatgcactctttttctGAGTCTTTCTccttttgtgtgttgtgttgttacgGGTACACTGGCGATACGCCACTCCGTCACCTTATGTCTTGTCTCATGatgttgttattttgtaaatttgtttatTTCATGTCGTCAGGGGTAGcctacgctggcgactacgccactctgtTCGACActgtttgtattgttgtgtgtaaagcgctttgggctGCACTCTAACTtaccttcccttcccttcctcttgTGTTTGTCACAGGggtcttcacagctccagtcagaggGGTCTACCACTTTGCTGTATCTCTCTCAGGTTCAGGTTCTAGAGCTGCAGCAGTCCACCTTTATAAAAATGGAGCGCACGTTGTCATCGCTTATACTGCCACACAAAACAGCTTCACCAGCTCCTCTAACGGAGCTtctctgctgctggaggtgggagatgtTGTCTATGTGAACCTGAGGGCTCACGCGTGGGTGTATGATGATATGGAACGCTACACCACCTTCTCTGGCCACCTGCTCTTCACCATGTGACAAGTCAGTCCTCTGGCTTTAAGGAAATATTGTATCACTCGTATTGcaatgttgtgttttgtgatACTGTATTGATTCCCAAAACCATCTGTCAGTGTTGTTTGCAGATAAGGAAATGTGAATTCCTTTGCTGCATAAAAAATTTGCATTTGCTAATGTAAAtctaatgtagcctacacatgttctgattgtatgaaaatgtaatgcaTGGTAGTGTGCTTTCTAGTCATTTGTTTAGTGTGTTTTTTGTCATATAGTAGCCTAATCAGTTGCTATGACAGCtctttctatacattatcctaTATCACAATACACTGCAATAAATTGGATTGTAACCCTTGAATCGTAATACATATCACATCACCTAATTCTTCTGAGCCAAGGGAATGACATCAGGAATAAGATACCACCAAATCTACACATTTGGAAAGATATCCCTTACAGACATTTCAGGTTTTTGGCAAACAGTTGCCGCAAATTTGCAGGAAGGTCATATATTCACATGGCGAACACACTTGCCACTAGTGGCAAAGTTCTGGCAAGACTCATTGTTGTCAGAACTTTGCTGGAAGTTTGCCTCTAGCGGCCAACATTGACAAACTTCTGGCAATATTTTCTAGTGAGCTCATttgttaacccttagatgcataggctaccaatacctacactcttccatgagtggggtcaaaaatgaccccaattagaatgcatgcgttttttgctgtaaactcaaataatgtctctcattttggttaaagatgatgatttttattaaatatttgtctaaaatgtttttatttcatgttggacatattgatgcatcacttttttattaacattttattacaaaacagcttttagataggcaaaaaaggtaaacatcctaaaattatctcaacataggtgaatagggtaaattttttaacttagagatatcttcatgaaactttaccagttgaatactcacataaataggagaaaaaaacgtattgcaagttttctgtatttatgtttaaatatgctaattaggtcatgtctaattaaatatgcgctaatttgcatatgttttgatgcaaagaatctgaccattggaaaaagccaggttgaaaatattttttttgtagtgttaatatatcaaataaaaaaacatttacagaggtgattatgaatatcttcttttgtta is a window from the Sardina pilchardus chromosome 18, fSarPil1.1, whole genome shotgun sequence genome containing:
- the LOC134064425 gene encoding uncharacterized protein LOC134064425, coding for MSSGHSTVYKYESKSQQYTKEDRRIRFIMKTCGALLVLLCCCLADTHLTGETISDNDITHQGHYGEVETRENEVMGAAQSTEAADTASTQQTCQPDIHTVLREMTALVVEQRVELRHTKTQVEAMEARLRASESKAETMENKLRATQKKTLDELQEKQEEQAAAVRAVGGSVNITGSQVEELRREREQRRVSFSASLVASGSVTTGPFNTDTTLVYRHIYTNIGNAYNPNTGIFTAPVRGIYHFYFTLHGHGHASIPNAISLRKNGELIVYAWCQQAGYSVNPSNGVSLLLEVGDVVYLQLRHGTRVFDNTNHHTTFSGHLLFTV
- the LOC134064182 gene encoding complement C1q-like protein 4, yielding MCVCVLPSAQAANLNLTAGQVEELRREREERRVSFSASVVTSGAGNTGPYSAATTLIYRNVISNIGNGYNKNTGVFTAPVRGVYHFAVSLSGSGSRAAAVHLYKNGAHVVIAYTATQNSFTSSSNGASLLLEVGDVVYVNLRAHAWVYDDMERYTTFSGHLLFTM